The DNA window GCTTTTCTCCCCCCGCCCGACGTTGAATCCCAAGCGGCCCCCCGGCCGCCTAAACGAGCTTCTACTACCGCATTGAATAGCGTTCTGCTTCATAAAAAGTGAACGCGTCCGGAATGACTCGACGCCTTGCTTTGCCCTCCTAACTTTCGATAGGGTCCGGCCATGCCTCTGCACCGGATCAGGGGGAGCTCGTGAGGGGCTCGAACGACGAAACTCTGCGCTTCATCGGATCGAGCTTCCGGTCCGTATGGGCGCTCGAGCTGCTGCTCGTGCTCAAGGGCGACCGGCCGGCCTGGACCTGCGAGGATCTGGTGACCAGCCTTCGTGCCAGCGACCTCGTGGTCGCGAAGGCACTTGAGGGCCTTGAGGCCGCAGGGCTGGTCAGCAATGGCGAAGCGGGCGTTCAGTACATGCCGGTGAGCGACGAGGTTTCGCTACTCGTCGAGCAGGCGGAAGCGCTCTATGCTCCACGGCCGGACGCCGTTCGGCGGGCGATCATCTCATCCTCGGCCGGCGATGCTGCCGCGTTCGTGGATGCGTTCAGGTTCAGGAAGGGCTGAGATGGCGGACATCTTCCCCACAGCCGTGTACGTGCTTTGCTTCATCACCAGCGCGGCCTCCTGCTGGCTTCTTGGACGAAGCTATATGGCGAACCGGACGCGGTTCCTGCTGTGGAGCAGCATCTGCTTCGTCTTCCTGTCGCTCAATAATCTGGCGCTGGTGCTGGACAAGGTGGTCTGGCCGACACCCGAAGTCGACCTAAGCCTCCCGCGCGTCCTGCTCTCGATGGCCGCTGTGGTGTCGCTCATCTGGGGCTTTGTGTGGGAAGTGGAGGAGCGCTGAAGTGAGCCTCTACGACTTCCTTTCGGGTGCGGTCTGCTTCGGCTTCTTTACCTGCGCCCTGTTCTTCATGCGCTTCCGGCGCAGAACCGGTGACGGGCTGTTCCTCTTGTTTGCGCTTGCGTTTGCTGCGCTCGGGATCGGCCAGGCGCTCGTCGCCTTCAGCTCCATCCCGGACGAGA is part of the Sphingomicrobium sp. genome and encodes:
- a CDS encoding DUF5985 family protein; the protein is MADIFPTAVYVLCFITSAASCWLLGRSYMANRTRFLLWSSICFVFLSLNNLALVLDKVVWPTPEVDLSLPRVLLSMAAVVSLIWGFVWEVEER
- a CDS encoding DUF5985 family protein, encoding MSLYDFLSGAVCFGFFTCALFFMRFRRRTGDGLFLLFALAFAALGIGQALVAFSSIPDENRGSLYLVRLAAFLLILLGIYRANRQQRA